In one window of Poriferisphaera corsica DNA:
- a CDS encoding molybdenum cofactor biosynthesis protein MoaE — translation MTTSAQQNNDCFIETALHEGPVSISPLGWPADCGAECIFLGRTRLESHPKRGLLQRIIYHTYHEMAETKLNEIAIAASQKFPIRAIRIIHAHGPVPPSHASVLIQTATPHRSESFAATKFVIDTLKHAVPIWKQEIWADNSSTWVKGCIAHDLDEHGQSQDPNHDPDQHRHHTPPLDLPYNP, via the coding sequence ATGACAACTTCCGCTCAGCAGAACAACGATTGCTTCATTGAGACCGCCCTACACGAAGGCCCCGTCTCCATCTCCCCACTCGGTTGGCCCGCCGACTGTGGAGCCGAATGCATCTTTCTTGGCAGAACCCGACTCGAATCACACCCCAAACGCGGCCTCCTCCAGCGCATCATCTATCACACATACCACGAAATGGCCGAAACCAAACTCAACGAAATCGCCATCGCTGCCTCGCAAAAATTCCCCATCCGCGCCATCCGCATCATCCACGCCCACGGCCCAGTCCCCCCCTCACACGCTTCTGTCCTCATCCAAACCGCAACCCCACACCGCTCCGAATCCTTCGCTGCCACAAAGTTCGTCATCGACACCCTCAAACACGCCGTCCCCATCTGGAAACAAGAAATCTGGGCCGACAACTCCTCCACCTGGGTCAAAGGCTGCATTGCACACGACCTCGACGAACACGGTCAATCACAGGACCCCAACCACGACCCCGATCAACATCGCCATCACACACCACCACTTGATCTACCCTACAACCCCTAA
- the nth gene encoding endonuclease III, giving the protein MPKKKATKKKSSRSYAPPTYTPAEKRRAKTIYNKLLELYPDAHCALIHKNPWELLVATILSAQCTDVLVNKVTPDLFRAYPTPQATAKADLEDIRNLVNKVNFWQNKAKSIHNAAKMVVTDFNGAVPTSMDELIKLPGVARKTANVVLGNAFNINHGVVVDTHIARLSHRYNFTKHKDPKKIEQDLMALFPRDTWTMLAHLLIYHGRQVCKSRHALCDQSPLCTKYCSNAKIVATERANKTKKKAVKKKATKKKAKIKIS; this is encoded by the coding sequence ATGCCAAAGAAAAAAGCTACCAAAAAGAAATCCTCTCGCAGCTACGCACCTCCCACCTACACCCCCGCAGAAAAACGCCGCGCCAAGACCATCTACAACAAACTTCTCGAACTCTACCCCGATGCTCATTGCGCCCTCATCCACAAAAACCCATGGGAACTACTCGTCGCCACCATCCTCTCCGCTCAATGCACCGACGTGCTTGTCAACAAAGTAACCCCAGATCTATTTCGCGCTTACCCCACCCCGCAAGCCACCGCCAAAGCCGACCTTGAAGACATCCGCAACCTCGTCAACAAGGTCAACTTCTGGCAAAACAAAGCCAAGTCCATCCACAACGCCGCCAAGATGGTCGTCACCGACTTCAATGGAGCCGTCCCTACTTCAATGGACGAACTCATCAAACTTCCGGGGGTCGCCCGCAAAACCGCCAACGTCGTTCTTGGCAACGCCTTCAACATCAACCACGGCGTCGTCGTCGACACACACATCGCCCGCCTCTCACACCGCTACAACTTCACAAAGCACAAAGACCCCAAAAAAATCGAACAAGACCTCATGGCCCTCTTCCCCCGCGACACATGGACCATGCTCGCACACCTACTCATCTATCACGGCCGCCAAGTCTGTAAATCTCGACACGCCCTCTGTGACCAATCCCCTCTCTGCACAAAATACTGCTCAAACGCCAAGATAGTCGCCACCGAACGCGCCAACAAAACCAAGAAAAAAGCAGTCAAAAAGAAAGCTACAAAGAAGAAAGCCAAAATCAAAATCTCATAA
- a CDS encoding YhfC family glutamic-type intramembrane protease, whose translation MKKQSTKKLFTLIYIPALILILGLLIVSQINKQQTFYEQEFTQDQPTTTSFSQPLDLTISPDQIRKDIQVNLTQGLFKYQLIDPTGNSADSFSMGQGSINNPLSFKPLPPGQYKVDISLENAIGSASITITGANHIPFLATASLFLPGLLMLLVSATFIFIGIHIYPAKARYFFIGAAIWFVGVLLKFAWAIPTNNIIVKSIYNVLPETSALIIASIYIGLLTGIFEIGITILAAYRFKSLSLTPSRAITIGLGAGVIEAILLGLTALIAAPFAAEQNQNLTFFLVIAASLERTLTILCHIASRLLVFYAVATKRWYHNITGFMLLTMIDIAAGYYLLAQMNASQVYWLYLAIAPFAIISLILIPYLATRWPQSIEATSQSDTQPETPRQTT comes from the coding sequence ATGAAAAAGCAAAGCACCAAAAAATTATTCACACTCATCTACATCCCAGCCCTCATCCTAATACTCGGGCTCCTCATCGTCTCACAAATCAACAAGCAACAAACATTCTACGAACAAGAATTCACCCAAGATCAACCGACAACAACTTCCTTCTCACAGCCCCTCGACCTCACCATCTCACCAGACCAGATCCGCAAAGACATCCAAGTCAACCTCACCCAAGGCCTTTTCAAGTACCAACTCATCGACCCCACCGGTAACTCCGCCGACTCATTCTCCATGGGGCAAGGCTCAATCAACAACCCCCTCTCCTTCAAACCACTCCCGCCCGGCCAATACAAAGTCGACATCTCACTCGAAAACGCAATCGGCTCTGCCTCCATCACAATCACTGGCGCCAATCACATCCCATTCCTCGCCACCGCCTCGCTCTTCCTCCCCGGCCTACTCATGCTTCTCGTCAGCGCAACATTCATCTTCATCGGCATCCACATCTACCCCGCCAAAGCTCGATACTTCTTCATCGGCGCCGCCATCTGGTTCGTCGGCGTCCTCCTCAAATTCGCATGGGCCATCCCAACCAACAACATCATCGTCAAATCCATCTACAACGTCCTCCCCGAAACCTCTGCCCTCATCATCGCCAGCATCTACATCGGCCTCCTCACCGGCATCTTCGAAATCGGCATCACCATCCTCGCCGCTTACCGCTTCAAAAGCCTCTCACTCACCCCATCACGCGCCATCACCATCGGCCTCGGCGCAGGCGTCATCGAAGCCATCCTACTCGGCCTCACCGCACTCATCGCCGCACCATTCGCCGCAGAACAAAACCAAAACCTCACCTTCTTCCTCGTCATCGCTGCCTCCCTCGAACGCACCCTCACCATCCTCTGCCACATCGCCTCCCGCCTCCTCGTCTTCTACGCCGTAGCAACCAAACGCTGGTACCACAACATCACCGGCTTCATGCTCCTCACCATGATCGACATCGCCGCAGGCTACTACCTCCTCGCTCAAATGAACGCATCCCAAGTTTATTGGCTCTACCTCGCCATCGCCCCATTCGCCATCATCAGCCTCATCCTCATCCCCTACCTCGCCACGCGTTGGCCGCAGTCCATCGAAGCAACATCACAATCCGATACCCAACCTGAAACCCCTAGGCAAACCACATGA
- a CDS encoding class I SAM-dependent methyltransferase, with amino-acid sequence MTSQSTLQNDWFASYYNTEYADSVKDLLSSELTKREIDFILKTTNLPTRASIADLGCGQGRHAIELAKRGHHLTAIDLNSDFIREAKQTANQSNLQINFLATDMRQSIKPSKPYNLILSLFNSFGFFSDPENQNLIKNWTNHLAPEGFLIIDIWNRDNLIRNFQPHRTHQPNPDLTVTEDATLDTLAGRINRQYTYTYSDNRTKTYQTSFRLYTPAELKAIIEAAGLYVHAIHGNLLGQDYSLDTPRLVMIARKQPVFFYE; translated from the coding sequence ATGACCTCGCAATCCACCTTGCAAAATGATTGGTTCGCCTCCTACTACAACACTGAATACGCAGATTCAGTCAAAGATTTACTCTCGTCTGAACTAACTAAGCGTGAGATAGATTTCATTCTAAAAACCACCAACCTCCCCACTCGCGCCTCCATCGCCGACCTAGGCTGCGGGCAAGGCCGTCACGCCATCGAACTCGCCAAACGTGGGCACCACCTCACTGCTATCGATCTCAATTCTGATTTTATCCGCGAAGCAAAACAAACCGCCAACCAATCAAATCTTCAAATCAATTTTCTCGCGACCGATATGCGACAATCCATCAAACCCTCAAAACCCTACAACCTCATCCTCTCCCTCTTCAACTCCTTCGGCTTCTTCTCCGATCCCGAAAACCAAAACCTAATCAAAAACTGGACAAACCACCTCGCACCCGAAGGTTTCCTCATCATCGACATCTGGAACCGCGACAACCTCATCCGCAACTTCCAGCCACATCGCACCCATCAACCCAACCCCGATCTCACCGTCACCGAAGACGCAACCCTCGACACCCTCGCCGGCCGCATCAATCGTCAATACACCTATACCTATTCAGACAACCGCACCAAGACTTATCAAACATCATTCAGGCTTTACACCCCCGCAGAATTAAAAGCCATCATCGAGGCCGCCGGACTTTACGTTCATGCCATTCATGGCAACCTGCTCGGTCAAGATTACTCACTCGACACGCCGCGTCTTGTCATGATCGCCCGCAAGCAACCTGTATTTTTCTACGAATAG
- the argC gene encoding N-acetyl-gamma-glutamyl-phosphate reductase, which yields MNSIKAAIIGPTGYTGVYLIDILLRHPQAELAYLASHRDQLPDIRDEFPQLRGRIDDEIAQCRPIDPQAIAAECDVAFLALPHRAAMAYAPKLLEAGLKVVDLSADYRLDSQSLYEEVYETPHGDPSNLEIAAYGLPELFRDKIKDADLVANPGCYPSAAALGVAPLITHSLVKLDKIVINAASGVTGAGRKAAPHLHYPEQNESFFAYGKIGGHRHQCEIEQTYKRIAGKDVPALFVPHLLPLDCGILETIYLEPATDDVTEAELFEAFEDTYKDEPFVRVLEGMPNVKHVRNTNFCDVTVRLTQQGDNQTIVVFSAIDNMVKGASGAAVQNMNLLFDLPETMGLL from the coding sequence ATGAACAGTATCAAAGCAGCCATTATTGGGCCGACCGGCTACACAGGCGTTTACCTCATCGATATTCTTCTGCGCCACCCCCAAGCAGAGTTGGCATACCTTGCCAGTCACCGCGACCAGCTCCCGGACATCCGTGACGAGTTTCCGCAGCTGCGTGGACGCATAGATGATGAGATCGCTCAGTGTCGCCCGATTGATCCGCAGGCCATTGCCGCGGAGTGCGATGTCGCATTCCTTGCGCTGCCGCACCGTGCAGCGATGGCGTACGCACCAAAGCTGCTTGAAGCTGGGCTGAAAGTTGTTGACCTCTCCGCTGACTATCGCTTGGATAGTCAGTCGTTGTATGAGGAAGTGTATGAGACGCCGCATGGTGATCCGTCTAATCTTGAAATAGCTGCGTACGGTTTGCCGGAACTGTTCCGTGACAAAATCAAAGACGCGGATCTGGTTGCCAACCCCGGTTGCTACCCGAGTGCTGCCGCATTGGGCGTTGCGCCTCTGATTACGCATAGCCTTGTAAAGCTTGATAAGATCGTCATTAACGCCGCTTCGGGTGTCACCGGGGCAGGGCGTAAGGCGGCTCCGCATCTGCATTATCCTGAACAGAACGAAAGCTTTTTCGCTTACGGAAAGATCGGCGGTCACCGCCATCAATGTGAGATCGAACAAACTTATAAACGTATTGCGGGCAAGGATGTGCCTGCTTTATTCGTGCCGCATTTGTTGCCATTGGATTGCGGGATTCTTGAAACGATCTACTTGGAGCCTGCGACGGATGATGTCACCGAGGCGGAACTCTTTGAAGCGTTTGAAGATACGTACAAGGATGAGCCGTTTGTTCGCGTGCTGGAAGGGATGCCAAACGTGAAGCATGTGCGGAATACGAACTTCTGCGATGTGACGGTTCGATTGACTCAACAAGGCGATAACCAGACGATTGTTGTGTTCAGCGCGATTGATAACATGGTTAAGGGTGCGAGCGGTGCTGCGGTTCAGAACATGAACCTGCTATTTGATTTGCCTGAAACAATGGGCCTGCTCTAA
- a CDS encoding Hsp20/alpha crystallin family protein produces the protein MLPSIRRTWETPLDTLNRELNRLFGDEHDKPMCFPVDIYEKDNEIVIEAELPGFKRDEIEVTTEQNTLTIKAEHNEEKHEDSDKNKHHISERRYQTLSRSFDFPSTVNSSKVEAHYERGILTLKLPKRGEVHARKIEVK, from the coding sequence ATGTTGCCTTCAATTCGTAGAACGTGGGAAACGCCGTTGGATACTTTGAATCGTGAGCTGAATCGTTTATTTGGCGATGAGCACGATAAGCCGATGTGCTTCCCGGTGGATATTTATGAGAAAGATAATGAGATTGTGATCGAAGCAGAGTTGCCGGGCTTCAAGCGTGATGAGATTGAAGTCACGACGGAACAGAATACGCTGACGATTAAAGCTGAGCATAATGAAGAGAAGCATGAAGACAGCGACAAGAACAAGCATCACATCAGTGAACGCAGATATCAGACGCTGTCGCGCTCTTTCGACTTCCCGAGTACCGTGAATAGCTCGAAGGTTGAGGCGCACTATGAGCGTGGTATTTTGACGCTGAAGCTGCCGAAGCGCGGTGAGGTGCATGCTCGCAAGATTGAAGTCAAATAA
- a CDS encoding Cof-type HAD-IIB family hydrolase, whose product MPTTPNSPIIKMIATDLDGTLLRDDKTISPENIAAIQQAVSQGIIVVIASARPPRGVRSYYETLNLDTIQINYNGAAHYDMIRQQFTKHLPLNPQFTRAIVDLAREVDPDVCVSLEVQDKWYTDRVDENLLVETAKQFGPDLVAHLDEIFHEPVTKLMLLAPPDRLKPIHTQVRETFGNQIAIHQSDDHLIQIVDPAVDKEHAVREVAEYYNIARENVMCIGDAQNDEGMIRWAGLGIAVENAWPDTKAIADQIVPSNQNHGVAHAIQKYALQHQAPPCI is encoded by the coding sequence ATGCCCACAACACCCAATTCGCCCATTATTAAAATGATCGCCACCGATCTCGACGGCACGCTCCTCCGTGACGATAAAACCATTTCCCCTGAGAATATCGCCGCCATACAGCAAGCCGTCAGCCAAGGCATCATTGTTGTCATCGCCTCCGCTCGCCCCCCGCGTGGCGTCCGCTCTTATTACGAAACGCTCAATCTCGACACCATCCAGATCAACTACAACGGTGCTGCTCACTATGACATGATTAGACAGCAATTCACTAAGCACTTACCACTCAACCCTCAATTCACCCGTGCAATTGTCGATCTTGCTCGTGAAGTCGACCCTGATGTCTGTGTCTCGCTCGAAGTGCAGGACAAATGGTACACCGATCGTGTCGATGAAAACCTGCTTGTAGAAACCGCGAAGCAGTTCGGCCCCGACCTTGTCGCGCACCTCGATGAGATCTTCCACGAACCTGTGACGAAGCTCATGCTCCTCGCGCCGCCTGACCGCCTCAAGCCAATCCATACCCAAGTACGAGAAACCTTTGGCAATCAAATCGCCATCCATCAATCAGACGATCATCTCATTCAAATCGTTGATCCTGCTGTCGACAAAGAACACGCAGTCCGTGAAGTCGCAGAGTACTACAATATCGCCCGTGAAAACGTGATGTGTATCGGCGATGCTCAGAACGATGAAGGCATGATCCGCTGGGCAGGTCTCGGTATCGCAGTCGAAAACGCATGGCCCGACACCAAAGCAATCGCGGATCAAATCGTTCCCTCAAACCAAAACCACGGCGTCGCGCATGCCATCCAAAAATATGCACTTCAACATCAAGCACCACCCTGTATTTAA
- a CDS encoding amidohydrolase family protein, producing the protein MPHTQGSHSLNDANRLGLDYRLESSELPYEEPIWDVHTHVQSVKSAEMMLAAMDAYGVEKIWSMSNLEIVPDLKRIFGDRIEFIAVPNFSEKDEEGTFTTDWYRRIEKFAECGTKICKFWAAPRGIDFDPSFAIDHPSRRTAMDIARDCGMMFMTHVGDPDTWFATHYRDKQKYGTKADHLAALETMLDVYDDVTWIAAHMAAQPEHLDVLQGVLDRHPNLYLDTSATKWMVRELSRHPKEFSDFCERNQGRVMFGSDIVTSDENIDFDLYASRYWSLRTMYETDYDGLSPIVDPDLVMLSPEKGDKQTADLRGASMPNELLDVVYHNAAKELLMPLYEAAV; encoded by the coding sequence ATGCCACACACGCAGGGAAGCCATAGCTTGAATGATGCCAACCGATTAGGTTTGGATTATCGGCTTGAAAGTTCGGAGTTGCCATATGAAGAGCCGATTTGGGATGTGCACACACATGTTCAGTCGGTGAAGTCGGCGGAGATGATGCTGGCGGCGATGGATGCCTATGGGGTGGAGAAGATTTGGTCGATGTCGAATCTGGAGATCGTGCCTGATCTGAAGCGCATTTTTGGTGATCGTATTGAGTTTATTGCGGTGCCAAATTTTTCGGAGAAAGATGAGGAAGGGACATTCACGACGGACTGGTATCGCCGAATTGAAAAATTTGCAGAATGCGGCACAAAAATCTGCAAATTCTGGGCAGCGCCGCGTGGGATTGACTTTGATCCATCGTTTGCGATCGACCACCCATCAAGAAGAACAGCGATGGATATCGCGCGTGATTGCGGGATGATGTTTATGACGCATGTGGGGGACCCGGACACATGGTTTGCTACGCATTATCGTGACAAGCAGAAATACGGGACGAAGGCAGATCACTTGGCGGCATTGGAGACGATGCTTGATGTTTATGATGATGTCACGTGGATCGCGGCACACATGGCTGCGCAGCCGGAACACTTGGATGTGCTACAAGGTGTCTTGGATCGTCACCCTAACTTGTACTTAGACACGTCGGCAACAAAATGGATGGTTCGAGAATTGTCGCGTCACCCTAAAGAATTTTCGGATTTTTGTGAAAGGAATCAGGGACGCGTGATGTTTGGCTCGGATATCGTGACGAGTGATGAGAATATTGATTTCGATTTGTATGCGTCGCGTTACTGGTCGCTGCGAACGATGTACGAGACGGATTACGATGGGCTGTCTCCGATTGTAGATCCGGATCTGGTGATGCTGAGTCCTGAGAAGGGCGACAAGCAGACGGCGGATCTGCGTGGAGCATCGATGCCTAACGAACTATTAGATGTGGTTTATCATAACGCGGCGAAGGAATTGTTGATGCCGCTATATGAAGCCGCTGTGTAA
- a CDS encoding GNAT family N-acetyltransferase → MNTQILKMIEPTVEMEQPFWDFCSAFDSPKDIDGIGMMRHAADEGFAKAVELSLLSRTQSNVKPGWVAQTTFWLFNDQNQMLGTIDLRHELNELLFNWGGHVGYAVHPDHRHKGYATFMLNHVLEYARSRSMDRLMISCQEGNIASEKLILNAGGIYENSFFVDEYNKDVRRHWITL, encoded by the coding sequence ATGAACACGCAAATCCTAAAAATGATCGAACCAACCGTAGAAATGGAGCAACCTTTCTGGGATTTTTGCTCCGCCTTCGACTCACCCAAAGATATCGACGGCATCGGCATGATGCGTCACGCCGCCGACGAAGGTTTTGCGAAAGCTGTTGAGCTTTCACTTCTTTCTCGTACTCAATCAAACGTTAAGCCCGGCTGGGTCGCGCAGACCACCTTCTGGCTTTTCAACGATCAAAATCAAATGCTCGGCACCATCGACCTGCGTCATGAACTCAACGAACTACTCTTCAATTGGGGTGGTCACGTCGGCTATGCTGTCCACCCCGATCATCGCCATAAAGGTTACGCGACCTTTATGCTCAACCACGTCCTCGAGTACGCTCGTTCACGCAGCATGGATCGGCTCATGATCAGCTGCCAAGAAGGAAACATCGCATCCGAAAAACTGATTCTCAATGCAGGCGGTATCTATGAAAACTCATTCTTTGTTGATGAATACAATAAAGACGTTCGTCGGCATTGGATCACATTATAA
- a CDS encoding GNAT family N-acetyltransferase — protein MATTTSNLKLIELTPNMEQAYWDFHNALYPPNTPPRLHELRSSQTHSFTHAVDLLKQSRAKSNPQLGLVPHSVYWLINFDDQILGSIDFRHELSPQLAEFGGHIGYNVHPAHRRKGYATYMLKQTLPVAKTHGLTRLLITCDSNNPASIGVIKNCGGILQETATISDRPVPIMRWWIEL, from the coding sequence ATGGCCACAACAACATCAAACCTAAAGCTCATCGAACTAACACCGAATATGGAGCAAGCCTACTGGGATTTCCATAACGCGCTATACCCACCCAATACGCCGCCGCGCTTGCACGAACTTCGTTCGTCTCAAACCCATAGCTTTACACATGCCGTCGACCTGCTAAAGCAATCTCGTGCAAAGTCTAACCCGCAGTTAGGACTTGTTCCGCACTCAGTCTATTGGCTCATAAATTTTGATGATCAGATCCTCGGCTCGATCGATTTCCGACATGAACTATCGCCACAACTCGCCGAATTTGGCGGTCATATCGGTTACAACGTACACCCCGCCCACCGCCGTAAGGGTTACGCCACGTATATGCTCAAACAAACACTTCCTGTCGCCAAAACACACGGCCTCACCCGGCTGCTCATCACCTGCGATAGCAATAACCCCGCCTCTATCGGTGTCATCAAAAACTGCGGCGGCATTCTTCAAGAAACCGCCACCATCTCCGATCGTCCAGTTCCAATCATGCGCTGGTGGATCGAACTATAA
- a CDS encoding GNAT family N-acetyltransferase, translating into MDVRSLRIIEPNETLYEAYMQFCQNFHYDNWQYINGIGPMLRSTEDETLTCKEDFLDGIKRCLDFRSEDNLPKGWVPCSTYWLIDNSENIHGTACLRHRLSDSLITEGGHIGFAIKPESRNHGAATQLLHTLKLIAKNKNIDAILLTCNKDNAAARRVIEKSSGVKAEEYVSNITGNLIEKFWINL; encoded by the coding sequence ATGGATGTGAGAAGTTTGCGCATCATCGAACCCAACGAAACGCTTTATGAAGCCTACATGCAGTTCTGCCAGAACTTCCACTACGATAACTGGCAGTACATCAACGGCATCGGGCCTATGCTGCGCTCTACCGAAGACGAAACCCTCACCTGCAAAGAAGATTTCCTTGATGGCATTAAACGCTGTCTGGATTTTCGTTCCGAGGATAATCTTCCCAAAGGTTGGGTACCTTGCAGCACCTATTGGCTCATCGATAATTCCGAGAACATCCACGGAACCGCCTGTTTACGTCATCGCCTCAGTGACTCGCTCATCACCGAAGGGGGCCACATCGGCTTCGCAATTAAACCTGAAAGCCGCAATCACGGTGCCGCCACTCAGCTACTCCATACCCTCAAGCTTATTGCCAAAAATAAGAATATTGACGCGATCCTTCTGACATGCAATAAAGATAACGCCGCCGCCCGTCGCGTGATTGAAAAGTCCTCTGGTGTGAAGGCCGAAGAATACGTCAGCAATATCACGGGCAACCTGATCGAAAAATTCTGGATCAATTTATAA
- the tpx gene encoding thiol peroxidase, which translates to MTERAGAITFKGNPMTLVGDEITVGQKAPDFQLRANDFSVKSLADYAGKVKIISIIPSLDTPVCDAQTRHFNTDAASLGDGVVILTISVDLPPAQKRWCGAAGIDAVECLSDYYDHSFGSAYGVRVKELGLLARQIVVLDKDDTVKYVEVVPEIAQEPNYDAAIAAAKELL; encoded by the coding sequence ATGACCGAACGCGCAGGCGCCATTACCTTTAAGGGCAACCCGATGACACTCGTGGGCGATGAAATCACAGTCGGCCAAAAGGCTCCAGATTTCCAGCTCCGTGCGAACGATTTCTCTGTTAAGTCACTCGCTGACTACGCAGGCAAAGTTAAGATCATCTCTATCATTCCATCACTCGACACCCCTGTCTGTGATGCACAGACCCGTCACTTCAACACCGATGCAGCTTCGCTTGGCGATGGCGTTGTCATCCTCACGATTAGTGTCGATCTTCCGCCCGCTCAGAAGCGTTGGTGTGGTGCAGCAGGTATCGATGCGGTTGAATGCCTCTCCGACTACTACGATCACTCTTTCGGCTCAGCCTACGGTGTTCGTGTTAAAGAGCTCGGCCTTCTTGCTCGGCAAATCGTCGTGCTCGATAAAGACGACACCGTGAAATACGTAGAAGTCGTCCCGGAGATCGCTCAAGAGCCAAACTACGATGCCGCCATTGCTGCCGCTAAAGAATTGCTCTAA
- a CDS encoding alpha/beta hydrolase yields the protein MQPELIEFEQLIVKKKTFFGVRKTLIWFLLITVVFLVIAGCSMQRMILWPRWAMNDAGQGITESQALQADIEVIWFDENGSAARGQGTEAWFLKAHNLSPEQPAPVIIFAHGNGEVIDNWLFEFDDYRQLGLHVLLVEFKGYGRSAGKPSERAILTDFTQAYDMITQRPDVDADRVIVHGRSIGGGIAAGLAAKRPSVGLILESTFTSVTPLARKFFLPGFLVFDKLDVNSVLQNYDQPVLIIHGRRDEIIPPHHARRNFATLSPDQGTLMIFDDMSHNTPPSQEAYWAAIETFLHKTGAIAR from the coding sequence TTGCAGCCAGAATTGATTGAGTTTGAACAGTTAATTGTTAAAAAGAAGACTTTTTTCGGGGTACGCAAAACCTTGATCTGGTTTCTGCTCATAACTGTAGTTTTCTTGGTGATCGCTGGTTGTTCAATGCAACGAATGATTCTGTGGCCGCGTTGGGCAATGAACGATGCAGGGCAGGGGATCACTGAGAGTCAGGCCTTACAGGCTGATATCGAGGTGATCTGGTTTGACGAAAACGGCTCGGCGGCTCGTGGCCAGGGAACCGAAGCTTGGTTTCTCAAGGCTCATAACCTTAGCCCTGAACAACCCGCTCCGGTGATCATTTTTGCTCATGGGAACGGCGAGGTGATCGATAATTGGCTTTTTGAATTTGACGATTATCGTCAGCTGGGGCTGCATGTTTTATTAGTGGAGTTCAAAGGTTATGGCCGCTCGGCGGGTAAACCCAGTGAACGCGCGATCTTGACTGATTTTACACAAGCTTACGATATGATCACGCAGCGACCTGACGTCGATGCTGATCGTGTCATCGTGCATGGCCGCTCTATTGGGGGTGGTATCGCAGCGGGTTTGGCCGCAAAACGTCCTTCCGTTGGTCTCATACTTGAATCCACTTTTACGAGCGTGACGCCGCTTGCTCGCAAATTTTTCCTGCCCGGCTTCCTTGTTTTCGACAAACTTGATGTCAATTCGGTTCTGCAAAATTACGACCAACCAGTTCTGATCATTCACGGCCGACGCGACGAGATCATTCCGCCACATCATGCTCGTCGTAATTTTGCCACTCTTTCACCTGATCAAGGCACGTTGATGATTTTCGACGATATGTCCCACAACACGCCGCCATCGCAAGAAGCGTACTGGGCTGCCATCGAAACATTTCTCCACAAAACAGGAGCGATCGCTCGTTAA